A part of Bombus affinis isolate iyBomAffi1 chromosome 12, iyBomAffi1.2, whole genome shotgun sequence genomic DNA contains:
- the LOC126922793 gene encoding talin-1 isoform X4 → MATLSLRISIPEKNATKMMQFDPSTSIYDACRIIREKLAEAGNMGQPKDYGLFLADEDVKKGVWLEPGRNLDYYILRNGDLLEYRRKLRTLRVRMLDGTLKTLLVDDSQPVANLMVVICTKIGITNHDEYSLVRELADEETENQKPGNFGTLTLKRRKEEKGERDAKMDQLRKKLKTDDEVNWIDPSKTLREQGIDESETVLLRRKFFFSDQNIDSRDPVQLSLLYVQARDAILDGTHPVTQEKACIFAGIQCQIQFGDHKEDKHKPGFLDLKEFLPQSYLKVKGIEKKIFAEHKKHIGLSELDAKVLYTKTARSLSTYGVTFFLVKEKMKGKNKLVPRLLGVTKDSVLRLDEKTKEILKTWPLTTVRRWGASPNTFTLDFGDYSDQYYSVQTTEAEQILQLISGYIDIILKKQKAKDHFGIEGDEGSTMVEDSVSPLKATIMQHETSNVGKGNVEAVSVAIPAVMRTGADGARPYGTGHMGGAQYTTVSGQVNIAHAPPMVQQTKVTSVLSEPQRALLSTITAGHEVIHIAETELSCKAQLPELGNDPASLKWIEQTIDTHKQNVGSQIAAMNAATAQVVTLTSGPADDVDHTAVGAAITTIATNLPEMTKGVRMIAALMDDDSSGDKLLDAARKLCSAFSDLLKATEPETKEPSYVALSSSERYPRQNLLNAASRVGEASHQVLTTIGEENDSNRELQDMLLALAKAVANSTAALVLKAKNIAATCEDSATQNRVISAATQCALATSQLVACAKVVAPTLHSPACQTQLMNAVREVTKAVEGLLEVCNETCSDETLLKELNAAATEVKTRAREACGGLELDAAEELINSLKDELREFYNAVEAASLRPLPDETPESTALRLGATSKNVGFAMAQLLSAAKQGNENYTGSAARKTASALKDLTYAVRGVAATSHQPDTQKKILTTADDVILKSLRLVKEARRALKNADSVENEANLAAVAKDVSNALNKCVSCLPGQRDVDDAIKNIEDMTQVLSMNEFPQTNKSYGQLQSDLNNAAANLNDASSNVVSSVRSPVQLANSSKQFTNAFGDLLGVGMEMAGQTAIETRSQMVVSLKNVSMTSSKLLGTAKSVAADPGAPNAKNQLSAAARAVTDSINYLVDVCTSAAPGQNECDNAIRNIQSMRSLLDNPSQPISDASYFECLETVMEKSKSLGDGMTGIANHAKKSEHEQFSVAVRGVSLSICGLIEAAAQAAYLAGVSDPTSVAGKPGLLDQAQFLRAAQAIHTGCQSLGNPTSTEQQVLSAATMIAKYTSALCNACREASNKTSNPVAKRHFVQSAKDVANSTSVLVKEIKALDQNYSEANKAKCAEATRPLLEAVDNLCTFAGSPEFASQPAKISVTARAAQEPITSAGKAIIDGSCAMVRAAKSLAVSPKDPPTWQLLANHSKSVSDSIKSLVASIRDKAPGQKECDVAIEKLSARIRELNAASFSAVSQALVSRKENTMQGFTDQMETSASELREKLEPLRTAAKYEAENVGHAVNQIALYCEPLVSGAIGAASNMVHSKQQIVLLDQTKTVTESALQLVCVTKESGGNPKAVNLHTEVDETVESMKDALQELQNTLETISTSYGIVTGLIDAISRAMVRLEDHRMSTIDTVDSYVDYQTRMVEAAKEIARLAQEMSTKSSTDVARLSPLIVDISHKYTQLARDTSGASAAASNADVSARLRASVQELGKACVDIVRAAGTCQMSPGDAYTQREVAEHSKIVTEKVSQVLAALQAGSRGTQACINAASTVSGIIGDLDTTIMFATAGTLHAENEGDTFADHRENILKTAKALVEDTKTLVAGAASSQEQLAVAAQNAVSTIVQLAEVVKYGAASLGSQNPEAQVMLINAVKDVASALGDLIHATKAASGKPINDPSMAHLKDSAKVLEQQLHQQLMPLSDVGGSESEWFVSDQEEELIRLLSASESEQPSQRTSDLLLLM, encoded by the exons ATGGCCACCCTATCCTTGCGTATCTCCATCCCGGAGAAAAACGCCACGAAGATGATGCAATTCGACCCGAGCACATCCATTTACGACGCTTGCCGTATTATCAGAGAGAAACTCGCTGAAGCGGGTAACATGGGCCAAC CGAAGGACTACGGATTATTCCTTGCCGACGAGGATGTGAAGAAGGGGGTTTGGCTAGAGCCGGGCCGGAATCTCGATTATTACATTCTGAGGAACGGCGATCTTCTCGAGTACCGGCGTAAACTGCGGACCCTTCGAGTGCGCATGTTGGATGGAACGCTGAAGACGTTGTTGGTGGATGACAGTCAGCCCGTCGCCAATCTCATGGTAGTAATTTGTACGAAGATAGGCATCACGAACCACGATGAGTACTCGTTGGTGCGCGAGCTGGCCGACGAGGAGACTGAGAACCAGAAGCCGGGTAATTTCGGCACCCTCACGCTCAAGAGGAGAAAAGAGGAGAAAGGCGAGCGGGACGCGAAGATGGATCAGTTAAGGAAGAAGCTTAAAACCGACGACGAAG TAAACTGGATAGATCCCAGTAAGACTTTACGGGAGCAAGGAATAGACGAGTCAGAAACGGTGCTGCTGCGGAGAAAGTTCTTCTTCTCAGATCAAAATATCGACAGTCGAGATCCGGTGCAATTATCTCTTTTGTACGTTCAAGCAAGAGACGCAATTCTAGATGGCACGCATCCGGTTACTCAGGAAAAAGCTTGTATTTTCGCTGGAATACAATGCCAGATCCAGTTCGGTGATCACAAGGAAGACAAGCACAAGCCAGGCTTTCTCGA CCTCAAGGAATTTTTGCCGCAGTCCTACTTGAAGGTGAAGGGTATCGAGAAGAAAATTTTTGCAGAGCACAAGAAGCACATCGGTCTCTCAGAACTGGACGCCAAAGTGTTGTATACGAAAACGGCAAGATCTTTGAGTACTTACGGCGTCACGTTCTTCTTGGTGAAAGAGAAAATGAAGGGAAAGAACAAATTGGTGCCTCGTTTGCTCGGCGTCACCAAAGACTCCGTCTTGCGACTCGatgaaaaaacgaaagaaatcttAAAAACTTGGCCGTTGACTACCGTCCGACGTTGGGGAGCCTCTCCGAACACGTTCACGCTCGACTTTGGCGATTATTCTGACCAATATTACAGCGTACAGACTACAGAAGCGGAACAGATACTTCAGCTAATCTCTGGCTATATCGATATCATTCTTAAGAAGCAAAAAGCTAAAGATCACTTTGGTATCGAAGGAGACGAAGGCTCAACGATGGTTGAAGATAGTGTATCGCCATTGAA AGCAACGATCATGCAACACGAAACGAGCAACGTCGGCAAAGGAAACGTGGAAGCTGTGTCAGTCGCCATACCTGCGGTTATGAGAACCGGTGCAGACG GGGCTCGACCATATGGGACCGGGCACATGGGCGGTGCTCAATACACGACTGTCAGCGGCCAGGTGAACATCGCTCACGCTCCACCGATG GTGCAACAAACCAAGGTCACATCCGTCCTGTCCGAACCACAACGTGCCTTACTGTCGACTATCACCGCTGGTCACGAGGTGATCCACATCGCGGAGACGGAACTGTCCTGCAAGGCTCAGCTTCCAGAACTGGGCAACGATCCGGCCTCGTTGAAATGGATCGAACAGACGATCGATACGCACAAACAGAACGTTGGCTCTCAGATCGCGGCGATGAACGCCGCGACAGCTCAGGTGGTCACTTTGACATCCGGTCCAGCCGACGACGTGGATCACACAGCGGTAGGTGCAGCTATCACAACGATCGCAACCAATTTGCCGGAGATGACGAAAGGCGTCAGAATGATCGCCGCCCTGATGGATGACGACTCTTCGGGAGACAAACTGCTGGATGCAGCAAGGAAGCTGTGCTCCGCCTTCTCCGACTTGCTCAAAGCTACCGAACCTGAAACTAAAGAG CCTTCCTACGTAGCGCTTTCTTCCTCCGAACGATAC CCGAGACAGAACTTGCTGAACGCCGCATCCCGCGTTGGCGAGGCATCTCACCAGGTGTTGACAACGATAGGAGAGGAAAATGACTCGAATCGAGAACTCCAGGACATGCTATTGGCACTAGCTAAGGCCGTAGCCAATTCAACTGCCGCTCTGGTGCTCAAAGCAAAGAATATCGCAGCCACTTGTGAGGATTCAGCGACTCAAAATCGTGTAATCTCAGCCGCCACCCAGTGCGCATTGGCCACATCGCAATTAGTTGCCTGTGCAAAGGTCGTAGCTCCAACTTTGCACTCTCCAGCTTGTCAGACGCAGCTGATGAACGCAGTTCGTGAAGTGACAAAGGCGGTCGAAGGTCTCTTGGAAGTCTGCAATGAAACCTGTAGCGACGAGACTCTTCTGAAGGAGCTAAATGCCGCTGCCACTGAAGTTAAAACGCGAGCCAGGGAAGCATGCGGCGGTCTGGAATTAGATGCAGCCGAAGAATTGATAAACAGTTTGAAAGACGAGTTAAGAGAGTTCTACAATGCCGTGGAAGCTGCTTCTCTAAGACCTTTACCCGACGAGACACCAGAGTCCACTGCTCTCCGACTAGGTGCTACCTCGAAAAACGTCGGATTCGCTATGGCTCAGCTTCTATCCGCTGCTAAGCAAGGAAATGAGAATTACACTGGAAGCGCAGCTCGAAAGACAGCGTCTGCCCTTAAAGATTTAACTTATGCTGTTCGCGGAGTGGCTGCTACTTCGCATCAACCTGATACGCAAAAGAAAATCTTGACGACTGCCGATGATGTTATTCTAAAGTCGTTGAGACTGGTCAAAGAAGCTCGAAGAGCTCTGAAGAACGCTGATAGTGTAGAGAACGAAGCTAATCTGGCTGCAGTTGCCAAGGATGTATCGAATGCGCTGAATAAATGTGTGTCTTGCTTACCTGGACAAAGAGACGTAGACGATGCaattaaaaatatcgaagatATGACTCAGGTCCTCAGCATGAACGAGTTCCCACAAACCAATAAGAGTTATGG ACAATTGCAAAGCGATCTAAACAACGCAGCTGCGAATTTGAACGATGCTTCTTCAAACGTGGTGTCGTCAGTACGCTCTCCAGTGCAGTTAGCTAATTCTTCCAAACAATTCACCAACGCTTTTGGAGATCTGTTGGGTGTCGGCATGGAAATGGCCGGTCAAACAGCTATCGAGACTCGAAGTCAGATGGTGGTTTCTTTGAAAAACGTCAGCATGACATCCAGCAAGCTTCTGGGTACTGCTAAATCCGTAGCAGCCGATCCGGGTGCTCCAAACGCGAAGAATCAATTATCGGCAGCTGCACGAGCCGTCACAGATTCCATCAACTATCTCGTCGATGTCTGTACCTCGGCTGCGCCTGGACAAAACGAGTGTGACAACGCTATCAGAAACATCCAATCGATGAGATCGCTCCTCGATAATCCTAGCCAACCAATCTCTGACGCGAGCTACTTCGAATGTCTAGAAACCGTGATGGAGAAGAGCAAGAGCCTTGGCGACGGAATGACGGGCATAGCTAACCACGCAAAGAAATCAGAGCACGAACAATTCTCGGTGGCAGTTAGAGGGGTCTCTTTGTCGATCTGCGGACTGATAGAAGCAGCAGCTCAGGCTGCTTATCTAGCTGGTGTAAGCGATCCAACATCGGTGGCTGGAAAACCAGGTTTGCTAGACCAAGCTCAGTTCCTCAGAGCTGCACAGGCCATTCATACCGGCTGTCAAAGTCTTGGAAATCCTACAAGTACCGAACAACAAGTCCTTTCAGCTGCTACCATGATAGCAAAGTATACGAGTGCTCTCTGCAATGCTTGTCGCGAAGCATCGAACAAAACCAGCAATCCTGTTGCCAAACGTCACTTCGTTCAGTCAGCCAAGGATGTTGCAAATTCCACATCAGTCCTGGTAAAAGAAATCAAGGCGCTGGATCAGAATTATTCTGAGGCTAACAAGGCAAAGTGTGCAGAGGCTACCAGGCCACTTTTGGAAGCAGTTGACAACCTGTGTACGTTTGCTGGATCTCCAGAATTCGCTAGTCAGCCTGCCAAGATATCCGTCACAGCTAGAGCTGCCCAAGAGCCAATAACTAGCGCCGGTAAAGCTATTATCGATGGTTCTTGCGCGATGGTGCGAGCCGCCAAGAGTCTCGCTGTCAGTCCAAAAGACCCTCCAACTTGGCAATTATTGGCAAATCATAGCAAAAGCGTGAGTGATTCGATCAAGTCTCTAGTTGCTTCCATCCGCGACAAAGCACCTGGACAGAAGGAATGCGACGTTGCGATCGAGAAACTATCAGCTAGAATTCGAGAACTAAATGCCGCGTCTTTCAGTGCTGTTTCACAGGCACTGGTTTCACGAAAAGAGAATACGATGCAAGGATTCACGGATCAGATGGAGACCAGTGCTAGCGAGTTACGAGAAAAATTGGAACCTCTTCGAACAGCTGCCAAATACGAGGCTGAAAACGTAGGACATGCCGTCAATCAGATTGCTTTGTACTGCGAGCCTCTAGTTTCTGGTGCTATCGGTGCTGCTTCAAACATGGTGCACTCGAAACAACAGATAGTGCTATTGGATCAGACGAAAACCGTCACCGAGTCTGCTCTACAGCTTGTCTGCGTGACAAAAGAATCTGGTGGTAATCCGAAGGCAGTTAATCTGCACACTGAAGTTGACGAGACAGTGGAATCCATGAAAGATGCGCTGCAGGAATTACAAAACACTTTGGAGACAATTTCGACATCTTATGGAATTGTTACTGGGCTAATTGACGCTATTTCTCGAGCCATGGTTAGATTGGAAGATCACAGAATGTCTACGATCGATACAGTGGATTCCTACGTGGATTATCAAACGAGAATGGTGGAAGCTGCTAAGGAGATCGCTCGGCTGGCGCAGGAAATG TCAACAAAATCTAGCACCGACGTAGCCAGACTAAGTCCTCTTATAGTGGATATCTCCCACAAGTACACTCAGTTAGCCCGCGATACGTCCGGCGCTTCAGCGGCCGCATCTAACGCTGACGTGTCTGCGAGACTTCGCGCAAGCGTCCAAGAGCTTGGCAAAGCCTGCGTAGACATCGTTAGAGCTGCAGGAACCTGTCAAATGTCACCAGGCGACGCTTACACTCAACGAGAAGTCGCAGAGCACAGCAAGATAGTCACGGAAAAGGTATCTCAGGTGTTAGCTGCGCTTCAGGCTGGTTCTAGGGGTACTCAAGCTTGTATCAACGCTGCAAGTACCGTGTCAGGCATTATCGGTGACCTGGACACCACGATCATGTTCGCCACTGCCGGAACCTTGCACGCGGAAAACGAAGGCGACACTTTTGCCGATCATCGAGAGAACATCTTGAAGACAGCCAAGGCTCTCGTTGAAGATACGAAAACTCTAGTAGCTGGAGCAGCCTCGTCTCAAGAGCAATTGGCAGTTGCAGCGCAAAATGCAGTGTCGACTATCGTTCAACTTGCCGAAGTGGTTAAATACGGGGCTGCCAGCTTGGGCAGTCAGAATCCCGAGGCTCAAGTAATGCTAATAAACGCGGTAAAAGATGTGGCTTCTGCACTCGGCGACTTGATACACGCCACTAAAGCAGCCAGTGGCAAACCTATCAACGACCCCAGCATGGCACATTTAAAGGACTCTGCCAAG GTGTTAGAACAGCAGCTACACCAGCAGCTGATGCCTTTGAGTGACGTCGGTGGCTCGGAGTCCGAATGGTTCGTGTCCGATCAAGAGGAGGAGCTGATACGTCTGCTCTCAGCCTCAGAGAGCGAACAACCGTCTCAGAGAACTTCCGATTTGCTGTTACTCATGTAG